The proteins below come from a single Gimesia alba genomic window:
- the sthA gene encoding Si-specific NAD(P)(+) transhydrogenase, which translates to MSEAHFNVAVIGTGPGGEGAAMQAIKQGKSVISIEKFYEIGGSCTHKGTIPSKALRYSILRMSEINNYMRQMGRSGMILDLEFPELRKTAASVIQKQVGMRRTFYERNGVELVEGEARFLDPHRIHIDTPNGLTEEITFDYAVIATGSRPYRPDDIDFSHPRIFCSDTILDLDFTPRSISVYGAGVIGCEYASMLRTMGMKVNLVNTRSSLLDFLDDEISDALSYHMRESGVLLRHCEYYESIEGTDDGVIMSLQSGKKLKTDIILFAAGRSGNSEKLGLENLDIQPDSRGQLEVNDDFQTSQPHIYAVGDIIGYPSLASAAYVQGRYAASHLDNGECERALIRDIPTGIYTSPEISSLGKTERELTEAKIPYEVGHSMFKHLARAQIMNRPVGMLKLLFHRETLEILGIHCFGPNASEIIHIGQAIMSQPGSANTLLYFINTTFNYPTMAEAYRVAALNGYNRLF; encoded by the coding sequence ATGTCAGAAGCACATTTTAATGTGGCAGTGATTGGAACCGGCCCCGGTGGTGAAGGGGCAGCGATGCAAGCCATTAAACAGGGCAAATCAGTGATCTCCATCGAGAAGTTCTATGAGATCGGCGGTAGCTGCACGCATAAAGGGACCATTCCCAGTAAGGCACTGCGGTATTCGATTCTGAGAATGTCCGAGATCAATAATTACATGCGCCAGATGGGGCGCTCCGGAATGATTCTGGATCTGGAGTTTCCGGAACTGCGAAAGACCGCCGCTTCCGTGATTCAAAAACAAGTCGGCATGCGGCGTACATTTTATGAGCGCAATGGTGTTGAGCTTGTCGAAGGAGAGGCGCGATTTTTGGATCCGCATCGCATCCACATCGACACACCCAATGGTTTGACAGAAGAAATCACGTTTGACTATGCCGTGATCGCCACCGGATCGCGTCCGTATCGGCCTGATGACATCGATTTCAGTCATCCGCGCATTTTCTGCAGTGATACAATTCTGGATCTGGATTTCACGCCGCGCTCGATCAGCGTTTATGGTGCCGGTGTGATTGGCTGTGAATATGCTTCCATGCTGCGGACGATGGGCATGAAAGTGAATCTGGTCAATACCCGCAGTTCCCTGCTCGACTTTCTGGATGACGAAATCAGTGATGCGTTGAGTTATCATATGCGCGAGAGCGGTGTATTGCTGCGGCATTGCGAATATTATGAATCGATCGAGGGAACTGATGATGGTGTGATTATGTCGCTTCAATCCGGTAAGAAGTTGAAAACCGATATCATACTGTTTGCGGCGGGGCGATCCGGGAATTCAGAAAAGCTGGGTCTGGAGAACCTGGATATTCAACCCGATTCCCGTGGGCAGCTTGAGGTGAATGACGATTTCCAGACCTCGCAGCCACATATCTATGCCGTGGGCGATATCATCGGTTATCCATCACTGGCCAGCGCCGCCTATGTGCAGGGACGCTACGCCGCCAGTCATCTGGATAATGGTGAATGCGAGCGGGCTTTGATTCGCGATATTCCGACGGGCATTTATACGAGTCCTGAAATCAGTTCTTTAGGTAAGACCGAACGGGAATTAACCGAAGCCAAAATTCCCTACGAAGTCGGGCATTCGATGTTCAAGCATCTGGCCCGTGCGCAGATTATGAATCGACCGGTCGGGATGCTGAAGCTGTTATTTCATCGCGAGACGCTGGAAATTCTGGGGATTCATTGCTTTGGACCGAATGCTTCGGAAATTATTCACATTGGTCAGGCAATTATGTCTCAGCCCGGGTCGGCGAATACGCTGCTGTATTTCATCAATACGACTTTCAATTATCCCACGATGGCAGAAGCCTATCGCGTTGCTGCGCTGAACGGGTATAATCGGTTGTTCTAA
- a CDS encoding DUF1552 domain-containing protein — protein MLNRRKMLQTMAAGAGSALGFSLLPERLLAMPKLKETPKRIVFFMQNQGFDPATCIPEGMKRSGSLAKVKLPEPISPLEPYKERMHIINGLHGIHTSPSHSAFFGALGGYRGSDGVPPSAATIDYELSKILPQTLLPHLCIGMDSMENMTTKPTIATLSASGAGQPIFMHSNPNHLYQMLYGGISTGNIRRHHEARSNVFNQIEKLAASKGTSLPTADQQRYGQFVEGFKEVNGLRDRLDSVADHLRKFAPKVDGRYTSPEHETDWHDVLLDLGISSLTSGITNTLTIGSGRGEIFGAWKGLGIEQQGHNLGHMEQPGNPIWIKIRQYNSRMLVRIIEALESVPEGSGTMMDHTLIVYTSNNADKQHTSGANWPVMLLGNFDGAFKTGCFTQLDGKRPINSLYATLLEAAGVPCEHFNMNEKLARKFDSGSGPLQELLV, from the coding sequence ATGCTGAACCGTAGAAAAATGCTGCAAACAATGGCCGCTGGTGCAGGTTCTGCACTCGGCTTCTCGCTGCTTCCCGAACGTCTGCTGGCGATGCCGAAGCTCAAGGAAACGCCGAAGCGGATTGTCTTCTTCATGCAGAATCAGGGTTTCGATCCGGCAACCTGTATTCCTGAAGGGATGAAACGTAGCGGTTCGCTGGCGAAAGTCAAACTCCCCGAGCCAATCAGTCCCTTGGAACCTTATAAGGAACGAATGCATATCATCAACGGTCTGCATGGCATTCACACCAGTCCGTCGCATAGTGCCTTTTTCGGCGCGCTCGGCGGCTATCGCGGGAGCGACGGAGTTCCTCCCAGCGCAGCGACCATCGATTATGAGCTGAGCAAGATCCTGCCTCAAACGCTGCTGCCTCATCTCTGCATCGGCATGGACTCCATGGAGAACATGACGACGAAACCGACCATCGCGACGCTGTCAGCGAGTGGCGCCGGTCAGCCGATCTTTATGCATTCCAATCCGAACCATCTGTATCAGATGCTCTATGGTGGCATCTCCACAGGCAACATTCGACGTCATCACGAAGCACGCTCCAATGTGTTCAATCAGATTGAAAAGCTAGCCGCCTCAAAGGGGACATCACTGCCCACAGCAGACCAGCAGCGTTACGGTCAATTTGTTGAGGGTTTCAAAGAAGTCAACGGCCTGCGTGACCGCCTCGACTCGGTTGCCGATCACCTGCGCAAATTCGCGCCGAAAGTCGACGGCCGCTATACCAGTCCTGAGCATGAAACCGACTGGCACGATGTGCTGCTGGACCTGGGAATCTCTTCACTCACATCGGGTATCACCAATACGCTGACCATTGGTTCGGGACGGGGCGAAATTTTCGGTGCCTGGAAAGGACTGGGGATTGAGCAACAGGGCCACAACCTGGGCCACATGGAACAGCCGGGGAATCCGATCTGGATTAAGATCCGTCAATACAACAGCCGGATGCTGGTGCGGATCATCGAAGCCCTGGAAAGCGTCCCGGAAGGGAGTGGCACCATGATGGACCACACGCTGATTGTGTATACCAGCAACAATGCCGACAAACAGCACACCAGCGGTGCCAACTGGCCGGTGATGCTGCTGGGCAATTTCGACGGCGCCTTCAAGACAGGTTGCTTCACCCAGCTGGATGGCAAACGCCCGATCAACTCACTCTATGCAACGCTGCTGGAAGCCGCCGGCGTTCCCTGTGAGCACTTCAACATGAATGAGAAGCTGGCCCGGAAGTTTGATTCCGGTTCAGGCCCCCTGCAGGAACTGCTGGTATGA
- the rfbD gene encoding dTDP-4-dehydrorhamnose reductase, whose product MQITIIGARGQLGQDLRLSLAADGHQLTCLTHQDISIENAASIEAALDQSSPNLIINTAAYNKVDQAESEPDIAFAINALGPRLLAQYCQKHKICLLHFSSDYVFGLEGLRKPAYKENDPPGPISAYGQSKLAGEYFIRAICSQHYVVRTCGLYGKAGKTGNGNFVETMLRLGKERDELSLINDQHCTPTSTHDLSAAITRLITTDQFGLYHATSQGKTTWYEFAQTIFDLAGIEVQTNPITTEQYQAAAERPRFSVLDCSKLEEVTGFSFPHWKQSLSTYLESPDLDINK is encoded by the coding sequence ATGCAAATCACCATCATTGGCGCCCGGGGACAACTGGGACAGGATCTGAGGTTAAGTCTCGCTGCAGACGGTCATCAACTCACTTGTCTGACACATCAAGATATTTCGATTGAAAACGCCGCCAGCATCGAAGCGGCCCTTGATCAAAGTTCCCCCAATCTGATCATCAACACCGCCGCCTATAACAAAGTCGATCAGGCTGAATCGGAACCCGATATCGCATTCGCCATCAATGCACTGGGACCGCGTCTCCTGGCTCAGTATTGTCAGAAGCACAAGATCTGCTTGCTTCATTTTAGTAGCGATTATGTGTTTGGTCTGGAAGGTCTCCGTAAACCGGCCTACAAAGAAAACGACCCGCCCGGACCGATCAGCGCGTATGGACAGAGCAAACTTGCGGGAGAATATTTCATCCGGGCGATCTGCTCGCAACATTATGTCGTTCGCACATGCGGCCTGTATGGGAAAGCCGGCAAAACCGGAAATGGGAACTTTGTGGAAACCATGCTGCGTCTGGGCAAGGAACGCGATGAACTTTCTCTGATCAACGATCAACATTGCACGCCTACTTCCACACATGACTTGTCGGCTGCCATCACACGACTGATCACCACAGACCAGTTTGGCCTGTATCACGCGACGAGCCAGGGAAAGACGACCTGGTATGAATTCGCACAAACCATCTTCGATCTAGCGGGGATCGAGGTGCAGACAAACCCGATCACAACAGAACAATATCAGGCAGCCGCCGAACGTCCTCGTTTCAGCGTGCTCGACTGTTCAAAACTGGAAGAAGTCACCGGTTTTTCTTTCCCTCACTGGAAACAGTCACTTTCAACGTATCTGGAATCACCCGATTTAGATATCAATAAGTAA
- a CDS encoding DUF1588 domain-containing protein: MTGFRFVSVLALLLSFVTVAKGETYTPGQKVSKDFKTFAKSFLATHCVDCHGKTEPEGNLSLHDLGPVDEVNAATWRSVWAQVTLKEMPPRDMTQPKVIERLQFSDWIVGELTRVMKDKGGFHDHLDPNKANYVDHGLLFGSLPENIKLIPTASPARLWRLTPQEHITRLNELINKEPEFDPKKPGLRTHGDVVPTNHGGELKLYFGTDRIIKWQGGTVAYATAVKSVPAILSSARTHGLENYSDFYTVNSAEATQVLSMSGDILRYMAYGPLSIAKPYQITDDPRSIADKMKGDIRGLPTSIVYSTKVVRPLTPVYNLMQQEGVTDASLQAAINYLFEMLTFRPPSKKESDQYLTIVKESIEKLGKEDGVVLGLSSLFLDRDALFRPELAEAGQPDQYGRVMLQDWELGLAVNHALRYIRPDEELRTAIVEGRMRTRADVKREVERMLADDSIRKPRILRFFRDYFDYDLGGYICKDARALANTGVSNRGQAHYRAMFDSTASTDRLIELILKEDRDVFKQLLTTDKVVATKADEIYFGKRRTRQEELASRKAAQERAAKEAAKTGKKPTKADKRKAAQVNHKVTPTKLTGPEIFARVSRRSFGRGSMKPERILATVPADQRLGILTQPSWLVSHSDAMDNHAIRRGRWIRERLLGGGIPDVPITVDAMLPDEPKNTLRERMRVTRQEYCWTCHKKMDPLGLPFEMFNHAGLYRETELEKPVDTTGAIIDSGDPKLDGEIANAIELIETLAESERAEQVFVRHAFRFWMGRNETLNDAPVLQAAYRAYKDNGGSMNALLVSLLTSDAFLYRTRSGAALAESN, from the coding sequence ATGACCGGGTTTCGTTTCGTATCAGTTCTCGCACTGCTGTTGAGTTTTGTCACTGTCGCAAAAGGCGAGACGTACACGCCCGGGCAAAAGGTATCGAAAGACTTTAAGACCTTTGCCAAATCATTTCTGGCGACACACTGCGTCGACTGTCATGGTAAGACCGAACCGGAAGGGAATCTTTCGCTGCACGACCTCGGTCCAGTGGACGAAGTCAATGCTGCCACCTGGCGCAGTGTTTGGGCACAGGTCACTCTGAAAGAGATGCCGCCCCGGGATATGACTCAACCCAAAGTGATCGAACGGTTGCAGTTTTCGGACTGGATTGTCGGCGAACTGACACGCGTGATGAAAGACAAGGGCGGATTTCACGATCACCTTGATCCGAATAAAGCCAACTATGTCGACCACGGGCTGCTGTTCGGTTCCTTGCCTGAGAACATCAAACTCATCCCGACAGCATCACCGGCGCGCCTCTGGCGATTAACGCCGCAGGAACATATCACGCGCCTGAATGAATTGATTAACAAAGAGCCGGAGTTTGATCCGAAAAAGCCGGGCCTGCGAACGCACGGCGATGTCGTTCCCACGAACCATGGTGGCGAACTCAAACTCTATTTTGGTACGGATCGCATCATCAAATGGCAGGGAGGAACCGTAGCGTACGCGACCGCCGTCAAGAGCGTCCCCGCCATTCTGTCTTCGGCTCGCACACACGGGTTGGAAAACTATTCCGATTTTTACACCGTCAACAGTGCGGAAGCCACACAGGTCCTGAGTATGTCCGGGGACATTCTGCGGTACATGGCTTACGGTCCGTTGAGTATCGCCAAGCCGTATCAGATCACCGATGATCCCCGGTCCATCGCAGACAAGATGAAAGGCGATATTCGCGGTTTGCCCACCAGTATCGTTTATAGTACGAAGGTCGTGCGACCTTTAACGCCGGTCTATAATCTCATGCAGCAGGAGGGCGTGACCGATGCGAGTCTGCAGGCCGCCATCAATTATCTGTTTGAGATGTTGACCTTCCGCCCGCCGAGCAAGAAAGAGTCGGATCAGTATCTGACGATCGTGAAAGAGTCGATCGAGAAACTTGGCAAGGAAGACGGCGTTGTCCTGGGTTTGTCGTCTCTGTTCCTCGATCGCGACGCGCTGTTCAGGCCGGAACTGGCAGAGGCCGGTCAACCAGATCAATATGGACGCGTGATGCTGCAGGACTGGGAACTGGGACTGGCCGTCAATCACGCGCTGCGCTACATCAGGCCGGACGAAGAACTGAGAACCGCGATTGTCGAAGGACGCATGCGGACCCGCGCGGATGTAAAACGGGAAGTCGAACGAATGCTGGCAGACGACAGTATCAGGAAGCCACGCATTCTGCGTTTCTTTCGCGATTATTTTGATTATGACCTGGGCGGTTACATTTGTAAGGATGCCCGGGCTCTGGCAAATACAGGGGTGAGCAATCGAGGGCAGGCCCATTATCGGGCAATGTTCGATTCGACGGCGAGTACGGATCGGCTGATTGAATTGATTTTGAAAGAAGATCGGGATGTATTCAAGCAGTTGCTGACGACTGACAAGGTTGTGGCGACCAAAGCAGATGAGATCTATTTTGGCAAGCGACGTACCCGGCAAGAAGAGCTCGCTTCCCGCAAGGCCGCTCAGGAGCGTGCCGCAAAAGAGGCTGCGAAAACCGGAAAGAAACCCACCAAGGCCGACAAGAGAAAAGCCGCGCAGGTCAACCATAAAGTCACACCGACGAAACTCACAGGACCGGAGATATTCGCCCGCGTCAGTCGCCGCAGTTTCGGCAGAGGATCTATGAAACCGGAGCGGATTCTGGCCACTGTCCCCGCCGATCAACGTCTGGGGATTCTAACTCAGCCCAGTTGGCTCGTCTCACATTCCGATGCCATGGATAATCATGCGATTCGTCGCGGCCGCTGGATTCGCGAACGATTACTGGGCGGTGGCATTCCCGATGTACCGATTACCGTGGATGCCATGTTGCCGGATGAACCCAAAAATACGCTGCGCGAGCGGATGCGGGTGACCCGGCAAGAATATTGCTGGACCTGCCACAAGAAAATGGATCCGCTGGGCTTGCCGTTCGAAATGTTTAACCATGCCGGCTTGTATCGAGAGACGGAACTCGAAAAACCAGTCGACACGACGGGTGCGATCATCGATTCAGGCGATCCTAAGCTTGATGGTGAAATCGCCAACGCCATCGAGTTAATCGAAACGCTTGCCGAAAGCGAGCGGGCCGAGCAGGTGTTTGTCCGCCATGCATTTCGTTTCTGGATGGGCCGCAACGAAACGTTGAACGATGCCCCCGTGCTGCAGGCAGCCTACCGCGCCTACAAAGACAACGGCGGCAGTATGAATGCGTTGCTCGTCTCACTGCTGACCTCAGACGCGTTTCTCTATCGCACTCGAAGCGGAGCCGCGCTGGCGGAATCTAACTGA
- a CDS encoding sulfatase, protein MSRSLLSILLLALFVFSDAASTFAAETKQPNVLFIAVDDLNDWISCLGGHPDCKTPNIDRLASRGVLFTNAHCAAPACNPSRAALMTGIRPSNSGVYLNPQPWRPVMPDVVTLPQHFSKHGYHSVGSGKIFHGRYNDPDSWDDYLKQTGDPKPTPAVLNDPHSRAGTIIWGVLDVEDREMSDYKMANYAINYLGQKHEKPFFLACGIYRPHMPWQVPRKYYDMYPLDKIQLPKVLENDLDDIPQAGVRMARPQGDHAKILKTDNWRHSVQAYLASIAFADVQVGRVLDALDASPYADNTIVVLWGDHGWHLGEKHHWRKFSLWEEATRAPLMMVVPGVTKAGSRCQQAVDFMNIYPTLCELCTLPIGKHLDGVSMVPLMKDPKKTWDRPALTTHGRLNHAIRSNQYRLIRYKDGSEELYDHSNDPMEWKNLADDPNFKTVKQQLAQWFPEKNAPDAPHDQSLGKKKKKQRGSGKQKKKAKAVK, encoded by the coding sequence ATGAGTCGCTCGCTCCTTTCGATCTTGTTGTTGGCGTTGTTTGTCTTTTCTGATGCAGCAAGTACCTTTGCTGCGGAGACCAAGCAGCCGAATGTCCTGTTCATTGCCGTTGATGATTTAAACGACTGGATCAGTTGCCTGGGGGGGCATCCGGATTGTAAGACGCCCAACATCGATCGACTGGCGTCGCGGGGCGTGTTGTTTACCAACGCTCATTGTGCAGCGCCGGCCTGTAATCCTTCGCGGGCCGCCTTGATGACGGGCATTCGTCCTTCGAATTCTGGCGTGTATTTGAATCCTCAACCCTGGCGGCCTGTGATGCCCGATGTGGTGACGCTGCCTCAGCATTTTAGCAAGCACGGTTATCATTCAGTGGGATCGGGAAAGATCTTTCATGGTCGCTATAACGATCCTGATTCGTGGGATGATTATCTGAAGCAAACCGGCGATCCCAAGCCAACACCTGCTGTATTAAACGATCCGCACAGTCGCGCCGGTACGATTATCTGGGGCGTGCTGGATGTGGAAGACCGGGAGATGAGTGATTATAAGATGGCCAACTACGCCATCAATTATCTTGGTCAGAAACATGAGAAACCCTTCTTCCTGGCGTGTGGCATTTATCGGCCGCATATGCCCTGGCAGGTGCCTCGTAAGTATTATGACATGTATCCGCTTGACAAAATTCAGTTACCTAAAGTACTGGAAAATGATCTGGATGATATCCCCCAGGCGGGCGTGCGAATGGCGCGGCCGCAAGGAGATCATGCGAAAATTTTGAAAACGGATAACTGGCGTCATTCGGTGCAGGCGTATCTGGCGAGCATTGCTTTTGCGGATGTGCAAGTCGGGCGCGTGCTGGATGCACTCGATGCCAGCCCGTATGCAGACAATACGATTGTGGTTTTGTGGGGCGATCATGGCTGGCACCTGGGTGAAAAACATCACTGGCGCAAGTTCTCGCTCTGGGAAGAAGCGACACGGGCGCCGTTGATGATGGTCGTGCCTGGTGTCACGAAAGCAGGTTCACGCTGTCAGCAGGCGGTTGATTTTATGAATATCTACCCGACGCTGTGTGAGCTGTGTACGCTGCCGATTGGGAAACATCTGGATGGCGTGAGTATGGTGCCTTTGATGAAAGACCCGAAGAAAACATGGGACCGCCCTGCACTCACGACACACGGCCGATTAAATCATGCGATCCGAAGTAATCAGTATCGATTGATTCGCTACAAGGACGGTAGCGAGGAGTTGTATGATCATTCGAACGATCCGATGGAATGGAAGAATCTGGCGGACGATCCCAACTTTAAGACGGTGAAACAGCAACTCGCTCAGTGGTTCCCTGAAAAAAACGCCCCCGATGCACCGCACGATCAATCGCTTGGCAAGAAGAAAAAGAAACAGCGCGGCAGTGGAAAGCAGAAAAAGAAAGCAAAAGCCGTGAAATAA
- a CDS encoding GNAT family N-acetyltransferase, whose product MKIRPYQPEDLQTLKEITVEAFQGVSIDEGIEREFGIINGHDWKWRKAGHVEADAKREPEGIFIAEIDDQIVGYISTWHDAETGIGYIPNMAFIPECRGQGMGRKLLEYALEHFRQLNLSLAKIETLEQNAIGNHLYTSLGFQEIVKQVHFVAPLSPAAREESP is encoded by the coding sequence ATGAAAATTCGTCCCTATCAGCCTGAAGATTTACAGACTCTGAAAGAGATTACCGTCGAAGCCTTTCAAGGCGTTTCCATTGATGAAGGCATCGAACGCGAGTTTGGCATCATCAACGGCCACGATTGGAAATGGCGCAAAGCCGGGCATGTGGAAGCCGATGCCAAACGCGAACCCGAGGGGATTTTCATCGCAGAAATCGACGACCAGATAGTAGGGTATATCTCGACCTGGCACGATGCAGAAACCGGTATCGGTTATATCCCCAATATGGCGTTTATTCCCGAATGCCGGGGGCAGGGCATGGGCCGCAAATTGTTGGAATATGCACTGGAACACTTTCGTCAGCTCAATCTTTCCCTTGCAAAAATAGAAACTCTGGAACAGAATGCGATTGGCAACCACCTTTACACTTCGCTGGGGTTCCAGGAAATTGTGAAACAGGTCCATTTCGTCGCACCACTGTCCCCCGCTGCCAGGGAAGAGAGCCCGTAA
- a CDS encoding Uma2 family endonuclease gives MSESQIYTAEQFLEARLELPEGGRWTELDQGKIITLEPLDIEHGTIVLNISKVLSVFFHEANQGYACFDLGLIVQRDPDTVRFPAISIFKTGERFEETDKAISERKPAAIIEVASTNLRRQLMKSHVTEYVGWGVELVWVIDPQTREVLEYRLGKQSQVIDVAGKMIGGELLPEFSMKVIDLFAEPDWW, from the coding sequence ATGTCAGAATCGCAAATTTATACGGCGGAACAATTTTTAGAGGCCCGGCTTGAGCTGCCGGAAGGAGGTCGCTGGACAGAACTGGACCAGGGAAAAATCATAACACTCGAACCGCTCGATATTGAACATGGGACGATTGTTTTGAATATTTCAAAAGTGCTGTCCGTGTTTTTCCACGAAGCCAATCAGGGATACGCCTGTTTTGACTTGGGATTGATCGTTCAACGGGACCCGGATACGGTTCGTTTTCCCGCGATCAGTATCTTTAAAACCGGGGAACGGTTCGAAGAGACCGATAAAGCAATTTCAGAACGGAAACCAGCTGCGATTATCGAAGTCGCATCGACCAATTTGCGGCGTCAATTGATGAAATCACATGTCACCGAGTATGTGGGTTGGGGGGTAGAACTGGTTTGGGTGATTGATCCTCAAACACGGGAAGTGCTCGAATATCGGCTCGGTAAACAGAGTCAGGTAATTGATGTTGCTGGAAAAATGATTGGTGGAGAGTTGTTGCCTGAGTTTTCGATGAAAGTAATAGACTTGTTTGCGGAACCGGATTGGTGGTAA